From the Deltaproteobacteria bacterium genome, one window contains:
- a CDS encoding type II secretion system F family protein yields MPTFIYKGKTLHGQIKKGKIEAVNLAAANTILKKQHIIPDTISEKKHSGIRFGKTVKTKELVVFTRQFATMIDAGLPIVQCLHILAAEQENRAFKQALLDIKTSIESGATFTDALKRHPYIFDELYINLVSAGEIGGILDVILARLAAFMEKTLKIKRKIKGALIYPTIIIIIACIVVTVILVYVVPVFSSMFASFGALLPLPTQVVINMSNWLKNSWYLIIIGAVGIITMYRQIRKNPKGRHLTDNIYLKFPVFGPLIKKAAIARFTRTLGTMVSSGVPILEALEVVAKTSGNKIIEEAAINTRTALSRGKTLSEPLAETKVFPPMVVQMVSIGETAGALDVMLNKIADFYEDEVDVAVDAFMSTIEPLLITFLGIIVGGLVIAIYLPIFKMGEVIMGGG; encoded by the coding sequence ATGCCTACCTTTATATACAAGGGAAAGACCCTTCACGGTCAGATCAAAAAGGGCAAGATAGAGGCAGTAAATCTTGCTGCTGCAAACACAATACTCAAAAAACAACACATTATCCCTGACACCATCTCAGAAAAAAAACACAGTGGCATCCGTTTCGGTAAGACTGTCAAAACAAAGGAACTAGTGGTTTTCACGCGGCAGTTTGCAACAATGATAGATGCAGGACTTCCCATTGTTCAATGTCTCCATATACTCGCTGCCGAACAGGAAAATCGGGCATTCAAACAAGCACTTCTTGACATAAAGACAAGCATTGAAAGCGGTGCTACTTTTACAGATGCCCTAAAAAGGCATCCATACATATTTGACGAACTTTATATCAATCTTGTATCAGCAGGTGAAATTGGAGGCATCCTTGATGTGATACTTGCAAGACTTGCAGCATTTATGGAAAAGACCTTAAAGATTAAACGCAAGATTAAGGGTGCGTTGATATATCCGACAATAATAATTATTATTGCATGTATTGTTGTTACAGTTATTTTAGTATATGTTGTCCCTGTTTTCTCATCAATGTTTGCAAGTTTTGGCGCATTACTTCCCTTACCAACACAGGTGGTTATCAACATGAGTAATTGGTTAAAGAATTCGTGGTACCTTATTATTATTGGTGCAGTAGGCATTATAACGATGTATAGACAGATACGAAAAAATCCAAAAGGCAGGCATCTTACAGACAATATATATTTAAAATTTCCAGTATTTGGCCCGCTTATAAAAAAGGCAGCAATTGCAAGATTTACCAGAACACTCGGGACAATGGTATCCAGCGGGGTGCCAATACTTGAAGCACTGGAGGTGGTTGCAAAGACATCAGGAAACAAGATTATTGAAGAGGCAGCCATAAACACAAGAACCGCCTTGAGCCGCGGCAAGACCCTTTCTGAACCTCTTGCAGAAACTAAGGTCTTTCCTCCTATGGTAGTGCAAATGGTGAGCATTGGAGAAACAGCAGGAGCACTTGATGTAATGTTGAATAAAATAGCAGACTTCTATGAAGACGAGGTGGATGTGGCAGTTGACGCATTTATGTCAACCATAGAACCTCTCCTTATAACCTTTCTCGGAATTATAGTAGGTGGACTTGTTATAGCAATATATTTGCCTATCTTTAAAATGGGAGAGGTGATAATGGGCGGCGGATAA
- a CDS encoding type IV pilus twitching motility protein PilT, whose translation MQELLKIMIDNNASDMHLTAGSLPRLRVHGKLTPIGNMSVLTSQDVKQMCYSILAESQKQKFEQENELDFSFGLKGLSRFRGNLFVQRGAVAGAFRTIPFQIKTLQELGLPPFLEELTKKPRGLVLVTGPTGSGKSSTLAAMVDKINHTRSDHIITIEDPIEYVYQSKTALVNQREVGSDTFAFKKALKHVLRQDPDVVLLGEMRDIETIETALTIAETGHLCFATLHTNSCVQTINRIIDVFPSSQQPQVRAQLSFVLEGVISQLLLTRTDGMGRVVSTEIMIPNAAIRNLIREDKIHQIYSQMQVGQSKFSMQTMNQSLVTLYQKRLVTLDEILSRSSEPDEIRQMIANSNVMKSNTR comes from the coding sequence ATGCAGGAATTATTAAAGATAATGATAGATAATAATGCCTCTGATATGCATCTCACTGCAGGCTCTCTACCGCGGCTGCGGGTGCATGGCAAACTAACTCCGATCGGTAATATGTCTGTTCTTACATCTCAAGATGTAAAACAAATGTGCTACAGTATTCTTGCCGAGTCACAAAAGCAAAAGTTTGAGCAGGAAAACGAACTGGATTTTTCCTTTGGTTTAAAAGGCTTAAGCAGATTCAGGGGTAATCTATTTGTCCAAAGAGGTGCTGTAGCAGGTGCATTCAGGACTATCCCGTTCCAGATTAAAACACTGCAAGAACTTGGACTGCCGCCTTTTTTGGAAGAGTTAACGAAAAAACCACGGGGGCTGGTTCTTGTAACAGGACCTACCGGCAGCGGAAAATCATCTACCCTTGCTGCAATGGTTGATAAAATCAACCATACGCGGTCAGATCATATAATAACTATAGAAGACCCTATAGAATATGTCTATCAATCAAAAACTGCACTTGTAAATCAAAGGGAGGTAGGTTCTGACACCTTTGCATTCAAAAAGGCATTAAAGCATGTGCTAAGGCAGGATCCGGATGTTGTCCTTCTTGGAGAGATGAGAGATATTGAAACCATTGAAACAGCACTAACTATTGCAGAAACTGGTCACCTGTGTTTTGCAACCCTTCATACAAATTCTTGTGTCCAGACAATAAATAGGATAATAGATGTATTCCCATCAAGCCAGCAACCTCAGGTAAGGGCACAACTTTCTTTTGTCCTTGAAGGTGTTATATCTCAACTGCTGCTGACAAGGACTGACGGGATGGGAAGGGTTGTATCTACTGAAATAATGATACCAAATGCTGCGATAAGAAATCTTATAAGAGAAGATAAAATCCATCAGATATACTCTCAGATGCAGGTTGGACAATCAAAGTTTAGTATGCAGACTATGAATCAGTCATTAGTGACACTTTATCAAAAAAGGCTCGTTACACTGGATGAAATATTAAGCAGAAGTTCAGAACCTGATGAGATTAGACAAATGATAGCCAACAGTAATGTTATGAAATCCAATACAAGGTAA
- a CDS encoding 30S ribosomal protein S1, producing the protein MTTSSESINNNLKEEEVSFANLYEGTLTRAIKGLEAGKVIKAKVVHVNSEVVLVDIGYKSEGRIPAKEFLDDNGNMGVKVGDEIEILVERTEDDNGYLVLSKTKLDEMRIWELIEDSCNTGRTIDGKITNRVKGGFQVNLKGVTAFLPGSQVDVVPVKDHDKIVGKVLDFKVLKFDRVKPNVIVSHRAVASAVRERLRLDTLEKIEEGKVVEGVVKGVTDYGAFIDIGGVDGLLHISDISWARITHPSQRLSIGDRISVKVLKYNHEEGKVSLGLKQTKPEPWSTAKERYQVGTKTKGRVVNTADYGAFIELEEGIEGLLHISEIGWLKIKHPSEKIKIGDTVEVMVLDVDQQNKRISLTLKQLDENPWEKMAKKYPKGSMVKGVVKNITDFGIFVGVEDGIDGMVHISDISWKKINHPSELYQKGQEVEAVVLNIDKTNERFSLGIKQLEKNPWMEIDKRYSPGMVLKGRIKGITDFGAFVEIEDGVEGLVHISELDRLRKKGVDVKSDDDVEIEILNIDPQEKKIGLSIRAVSKGSNRQLPDSEALT; encoded by the coding sequence ATGACAACGAGCAGCGAATCTATAAATAATAATTTAAAAGAAGAAGAAGTGAGTTTTGCAAATTTGTATGAGGGGACTCTTACACGTGCTATAAAGGGTTTGGAGGCAGGTAAGGTTATTAAGGCAAAGGTTGTGCATGTAAATTCTGAAGTTGTGCTTGTTGACATAGGATATAAATCTGAGGGACGGATTCCTGCAAAGGAATTCCTTGACGATAACGGGAATATGGGTGTTAAGGTTGGTGATGAAATTGAAATATTAGTGGAAAGGACGGAAGACGATAACGGTTATCTTGTCCTGTCAAAGACAAAACTTGATGAAATGAGGATATGGGAACTTATTGAAGATTCCTGCAATACAGGCAGGACCATAGATGGTAAAATTACGAACAGGGTGAAAGGTGGTTTTCAGGTAAATCTTAAGGGGGTAACAGCGTTCCTGCCCGGCTCTCAGGTTGATGTTGTTCCTGTAAAAGACCATGATAAAATCGTTGGTAAGGTGCTTGATTTCAAGGTGCTGAAATTTGACAGGGTTAAGCCCAATGTCATTGTCTCCCACCGTGCTGTTGCATCTGCTGTCAGAGAGAGATTGCGGCTTGATACATTAGAAAAGATTGAAGAGGGTAAGGTTGTAGAAGGTGTTGTAAAAGGGGTCACTGATTACGGTGCATTTATAGATATTGGCGGTGTTGATGGACTTCTTCACATATCGGACATATCGTGGGCACGGATTACCCATCCGTCTCAGAGATTGTCTATCGGTGACAGAATTTCTGTAAAGGTGTTGAAATATAATCATGAGGAAGGGAAGGTATCTCTTGGATTAAAACAGACTAAGCCAGAGCCATGGTCAACTGCAAAAGAGAGGTATCAGGTAGGGACAAAGACAAAAGGCAGGGTTGTTAATACAGCAGATTATGGTGCATTTATAGAACTTGAAGAAGGCATAGAGGGTTTGCTCCATATATCAGAGATTGGCTGGTTAAAGATAAAACACCCTTCAGAAAAAATTAAGATTGGTGATACGGTTGAAGTTATGGTTCTTGATGTAGACCAGCAAAACAAAAGAATTTCGCTAACTTTAAAACAATTGGATGAAAATCCGTGGGAGAAGATGGCGAAAAAATATCCAAAGGGGAGCATGGTTAAAGGAGTTGTTAAAAATATAACCGATTTTGGCATCTTTGTCGGTGTGGAAGATGGTATAGATGGTATGGTTCATATATCAGATATTTCATGGAAGAAGATAAACCATCCGTCAGAATTGTATCAAAAAGGGCAGGAGGTAGAGGCTGTAGTTTTAAATATTGACAAGACGAATGAAAGATTTTCTTTAGGGATAAAACAATTGGAAAAAAATCCATGGATGGAGATAGATAAAAGGTATTCACCGGGAATGGTGTTAAAGGGAAGGATTAAAGGCATTACAGATTTTGGTGCATTTGTTGAGATAGAGGACGGGGTTGAAGGGCTTGTCCATATCTCTGAGTTGGACCGCCTTCGCAAAAAAGGGGTTGATGTGAAATCTGATGACGATGTTGAAATAGAGATATTAAATATTGACCCGCAAGAGAAAAAGATAGGGTTATCTATAAGGGCAGTATCCAAAGGCTCAAATAGACAACTGCCTGATTCTGAGGCGCTAACTTGA
- the sppA gene encoding signal peptide peptidase SppA gives MKKRSVIIGLLATVGIFAVFFLFTVIGLFVAQGGNTFKFGDKIGVVEITGVITDSRYINEKIIEYGERDDIKAIILRIDSPGGGVGPSQEIYKEVKRVKEKKKVVVSMGSVAASGGYYIAAAGERIFANPGTLTGSIGVVMEFANIEGLLSKIGLTGYVVKSGEYKDIGSPVRKMTDKEKRLLQSVIDNVHEQFVQAVSEGRSIELSRVKNIADGRIFTGDQAKKLGLVDELGSLTDAIDAAAKMAGIKGKPIVIYPQKRGMSLWDIMFSEDALSQIVRMLKSSYELSTISYR, from the coding sequence TTGAAGAAGAGGTCTGTAATAATAGGACTATTGGCAACTGTTGGTATATTTGCTGTATTTTTTCTCTTTACAGTAATAGGGCTGTTTGTTGCACAGGGCGGGAATACATTTAAGTTTGGGGATAAGATAGGTGTTGTTGAGATAACAGGTGTAATTACAGATTCAAGGTATATAAATGAAAAGATTATAGAGTATGGTGAAAGGGATGACATAAAGGCAATAATCCTGCGAATAGATTCCCCTGGCGGCGGTGTTGGTCCATCACAGGAGATTTACAAAGAAGTGAAGCGGGTTAAAGAGAAGAAAAAGGTTGTCGTCTCTATGGGGTCTGTTGCTGCATCAGGTGGGTATTATATTGCTGCTGCGGGGGAGAGGATATTCGCCAACCCCGGCACATTGACAGGGAGTATAGGCGTTGTTATGGAGTTTGCAAACATAGAGGGACTCCTTTCAAAGATAGGACTAACAGGGTATGTTGTGAAAAGCGGAGAATACAAGGATATAGGTTCGCCAGTTCGCAAGATGACAGATAAAGAAAAGAGGCTGCTCCAGTCTGTTATTGATAATGTCCACGAGCAGTTTGTACAGGCGGTTTCTGAAGGCAGGTCTATTGAGTTATCCCGGGTAAAAAATATTGCTGACGGCAGGATATTTACAGGTGACCAGGCAAAAAAATTGGGACTGGTTGATGAACTTGGCAGTCTTACTGATGCCATTGATGCTGCCGCAAAGATGGCAGGGATAAAGGGCAAACCCATTGTGATTTATCCGCAAAAAAGAGGCATGTCTCTCTGGGACATAATGTTTAGTGAAGATGCACTTTCACAAATCGTCAGGATGCTTAAAAGCAGTTATGAATTATCAACAATCAGTTATCGTTAG
- a CDS encoding integration host factor subunit beta, which produces MTKSDLIGCISEKVKNFTPRDVELIVNSIFTSMSESLMNGEKIEIRGFGSFKIKHRNARKGRNPKTGALVDVPAKKVPFFKVGKELKEMMNKE; this is translated from the coding sequence ATGACAAAGAGCGATTTGATAGGGTGCATATCAGAAAAGGTAAAGAATTTCACACCAAGAGATGTAGAACTTATAGTGAACAGCATATTTACCAGCATGTCAGAATCTCTTATGAATGGTGAAAAGATTGAGATAAGGGGGTTTGGCAGTTTCAAGATTAAACACAGAAATGCCAGAAAGGGACGCAATCCAAAGACCGGTGCATTGGTGGACGTGCCGGCAAAAAAGGTGCCGTTTTTTAAGGTGGGGAAGGAACTAAAGGAGATGATGAATAAGGAGTAG
- a CDS encoding HIT domain-containing protein, with the protein MERIWAPWRMEFILSSKKTEGCIFCKDLEPPKGLLIYKDSLSGVLLNKYPYNNGHLLVFPARHTGQIEDLSDEESRGIFSLIQRCILILKQELKPDGFNIGLNLGKAAGAGIEDHLHFHIVPRWNGDNNFMPVIAETKVMPEHLNLTYNKLKPYFNRL; encoded by the coding sequence ATGGAAAGGATCTGGGCACCGTGGCGCATGGAGTTTATCTTGAGCAGTAAAAAAACAGAAGGGTGCATATTTTGTAAAGACTTAGAACCGCCAAAAGGACTGCTTATATACAAGGACAGTCTATCGGGAGTACTTCTCAATAAATATCCTTATAATAATGGACATCTACTTGTCTTTCCTGCAAGGCATACAGGACAGATAGAAGACCTTTCAGATGAAGAGTCCAGAGGTATCTTTTCTTTAATACAGAGGTGTATATTAATATTGAAACAGGAATTAAAGCCAGATGGTTTTAATATAGGTTTAAATCTTGGGAAGGCAGCAGGTGCCGGAATAGAAGACCATCTGCATTTTCACATCGTTCCAAGGTGGAATGGTGATAATAATTTCATGCCTGTAATTGCTGAAACAAAGGTAATGCCTGAACATCTTAATCTAACATACAATAAACTCAAACCATATTTTAACAGACTATAG
- a CDS encoding DUF3883 domain-containing protein — MSVNYGFDIQAETSDGAPIQVEVKGVSGEQDVELTGNEAAAADRYKKSFYLCAEL, encoded by the coding sequence TTGAGCGTCAATTATGGTTTTGACATCCAGGCTGAAACCTCCGATGGTGCCCCAATCCAAGTTGAGGTCAAAGGTGTGAGTGGCGAGCAAGATGTAGAACTAACAGGGAACGAAGCGGCGGCTGCAGACAGGTATAAGAAATCATTCTATTTATGCGCTGAGCTTTGA
- a CDS encoding DUF58 domain-containing protein translates to MLSHELLENIKNLELRTRRLVDSFMVGEYFSVFKGRGLEFYEMREYQYGDDIRAIDWKTTARTDKPFVKVSVEERELPVMFLADMSGSIDFGSMGRLKKDLMLEVIAFLGIAAIKRNNPVGLIGFAERVQIFHAVKKGRKNLLSILAGLMSAKYSSRTDIRVGIDALYHAAIKKGLVFLLSDFMDIDYELALKTAAKKYDIVPVVLTDPFEETLPDAGFIDIKDSETGMEMVVDSTDKRFRDWFHNNTNKQKRERQRIFSDAGLAYIEVRTDMTWTKPIRDFFYRRQGARS, encoded by the coding sequence ATGCTATCCCACGAACTATTAGAAAACATCAAAAATCTTGAACTCCGCACAAGAAGACTTGTGGACTCATTTATGGTAGGGGAGTATTTCAGCGTGTTCAAAGGCAGAGGTCTGGAGTTTTATGAAATGCGGGAATATCAATATGGCGACGATATAAGGGCAATTGACTGGAAGACAACTGCCAGAACGGATAAGCCTTTTGTAAAAGTATCTGTGGAAGAAAGGGAACTCCCTGTCATGTTTCTTGCAGATATGAGCGGTTCAATAGACTTCGGTTCAATGGGCAGACTGAAAAAAGATTTAATGCTTGAGGTTATTGCCTTTCTCGGCATAGCTGCTATAAAAAGAAATAATCCTGTTGGCTTAATCGGGTTTGCAGAAAGGGTTCAAATATTTCATGCTGTAAAAAAGGGCAGAAAAAATCTACTCTCTATTCTTGCAGGTTTGATGTCTGCGAAATATAGCAGCAGAACGGATATAAGGGTTGGTATAGATGCACTGTACCATGCTGCAATCAAAAAAGGGCTTGTGTTTCTGCTCTCGGATTTTATGGATATTGATTACGAACTTGCATTGAAAACCGCTGCCAAGAAATATGATATTGTGCCTGTTGTCCTGACCGACCCTTTTGAAGAAACCCTGCCTGATGCTGGTTTTATTGATATAAAAGACAGTGAAACAGGCATGGAGATGGTTGTTGATTCAACGGATAAAAGATTCAGGGATTGGTTTCATAATAATACAAACAAGCAAAAGAGAGAAAGGCAGCGGATATTCAGCGATGCAGGGCTTGCTTATATAGAGGTCAGGACAGATATGACTTGGACAAAGCCGATAAGGGACTTTTTTTACAGGAGGCAAGGTGCAAGAAGTTAG
- a CDS encoding MoxR family ATPase: MPYSDIEINKKVKEEAIFFEKIKKEVGKVIVGHGHMIDRLLMALLTNEHILIEGVPGLAKTLTIKTLADVMHLQFSRIQFTPDLLPSDLIGVIIYDHKQGEFIPKKGPVFANIVLADEINRSPAKVQSALLQAMQERQVTLGDFTYPLDEPFMILATQNPIELEGTYALPEAQLDRFMFKIRIDYPTIEEEKEIMERMSISSTAYNPFKICVASDILQGVEKVATKDEIARARSILDTIYMDDSVKDYIVRLVRATRNGADFGLKGMIEYGSSPRGSIFLNKASKANAFLQGRGYVLPDDVKAVVPDVLRHRLILSYEAEAKAVTADDVVKEILSKVKVP; encoded by the coding sequence ATGCCATACAGCGATATTGAGATAAACAAAAAAGTCAAAGAGGAAGCGATATTCTTTGAAAAGATCAAAAAAGAGGTTGGCAAGGTCATTGTCGGTCATGGGCATATGATAGACAGGCTCTTGATGGCGCTTCTGACAAATGAGCATATACTCATAGAAGGCGTGCCCGGGCTTGCAAAGACCCTGACTATAAAGACCCTTGCAGATGTTATGCACCTTCAATTTAGCAGGATTCAGTTTACACCTGACCTCCTGCCGTCTGATTTAATCGGTGTGATTATATACGACCACAAGCAAGGGGAGTTTATTCCGAAAAAAGGGCCCGTATTTGCAAACATAGTCCTTGCGGATGAAATAAACCGCTCTCCTGCAAAGGTGCAGTCCGCGCTCCTTCAGGCAATGCAGGAGAGGCAGGTTACGCTTGGCGATTTCACATATCCCCTTGATGAGCCATTTATGATACTTGCAACCCAGAACCCGATAGAACTTGAAGGCACATACGCACTTCCAGAGGCGCAACTGGACAGGTTTATGTTCAAGATACGGATTGACTATCCGACAATTGAAGAGGAAAAAGAGATTATGGAGAGGATGTCCATTTCTTCTACAGCATACAATCCGTTTAAGATATGTGTTGCATCCGATATACTGCAAGGTGTTGAAAAGGTAGCCACAAAGGATGAAATCGCAAGGGCGAGAAGCATCCTTGATACGATTTACATGGACGATTCTGTAAAGGATTATATAGTGAGGCTCGTGCGTGCCACAAGAAATGGTGCTGATTTTGGGTTAAAAGGCATGATTGAATACGGTTCCTCCCCTAGAGGTTCTATATTTTTAAACAAGGCATCAAAGGCAAATGCATTTTTGCAGGGCAGGGGTTATGTGCTTCCTGATGATGTAAAGGCGGTTGTGCCGGATGTTTTAAGGCACAGGCTCATACTTTCATACGAGGCAGAGGCTAAGGCCGTGACAGCAGATGATGTGGTTAAAGAGATATTGAGTAAGGTTAAGGTGCCGTAA